A single window of Marinobacter sp. LA51 DNA harbors:
- a CDS encoding ribonucleoside-diphosphate reductase subunit alpha, producing the protein MSASALAEPQSSAPANTESLQVIKRNGTLVGFNPSKISVAVTKAFLAVEGDQAAGSAHINDAVHRVTEQVAHAIGRRLKAGGKVHIEDIQDQVELALMRAEEQRVARAYVLYREEHARERALHAPVEAHPHLTVKKISGETAPLDLGLMKLQVEQAAAGLEGIDGDTLVEDAVTNLYDGIAEADVLSALVMTARSRIEREPDYSAVTARLLLEQLRLETVSALDLSTEVPLAEIYPQALSAFIHAGIRYELLDEALAAFDLERLGAALKPERDRQFGFLGLQTLYDRYFLHWNKARLELPQVFFMRVAMGLALREDDSNARAIEFYELLSSFDYMASTPTLFNSGTRHSQLSSCYLTTVGDDLEDIYGAIRDNAMLSKWAGGLGNDWTPVRSLGAHIKGTNGQSQGVVPFLKVVNDTAVAVNQGGKRKGAVCAYLESWHLDIEEFLELRKNTGDERRRTHDMNTANWVPDLLIERMREDRDWTLFSPSDAPDLHDLYGNEFRTRYEHYEALAEQGKIALFKKIPAKQLWRKMLTVLFETGHPWITFKDPCNLRSPQQHRGVVHSSNLCTEITLNTNADEIAVCNLGSVNLAAHIADGELDVQRLERTVNTAVRMLDNVIDINFYAVPQARNSNLQHRPVGLGLMGFQDALYQLGLPYASAEAVEFADLAMEQLSYFAIRASATLAGERGAYDTYDGSLWQQGTLPIDSISLLEQARREGDFSVNTEARLDWTPIRELIAEHGMRNSNVMAIAPTATISNIVGVSQSIEPAYQNLFVKSNLSGEFTVVNPSLVRDLKAEGLWDNVMVNDLKYFDGSVQQIDRIPTELKARYATAFEIDARWLVEAAARRQKWLDQAQSLNLYMAEPSGKKLDALYQLAWERGLKTTYYLRSLGATGAEKTASAATPAPEMAPQPQVCSIDDPDCEACQ; encoded by the coding sequence ATGTCCGCCTCTGCTCTAGCCGAACCTCAATCCTCGGCCCCGGCCAACACCGAATCCCTTCAGGTTATTAAACGCAACGGCACCCTCGTTGGCTTCAATCCGTCCAAGATCAGTGTCGCCGTGACCAAGGCCTTCCTTGCCGTGGAAGGCGACCAGGCCGCCGGTTCGGCCCACATCAACGACGCCGTGCACCGGGTCACCGAACAGGTGGCACACGCTATTGGCCGGCGCCTGAAAGCTGGCGGCAAGGTGCATATCGAGGATATTCAGGACCAGGTGGAACTGGCGCTGATGCGCGCCGAAGAGCAGCGAGTGGCCCGGGCCTATGTTCTGTACCGGGAAGAACACGCCCGCGAACGCGCCCTTCATGCGCCGGTGGAAGCCCACCCACACCTGACCGTGAAGAAAATCAGTGGCGAGACCGCACCCCTGGACCTGGGCCTGATGAAACTGCAGGTGGAGCAGGCCGCCGCCGGCCTTGAAGGCATCGATGGCGACACCCTGGTGGAAGATGCCGTGACCAACCTGTACGACGGCATCGCCGAGGCAGACGTGCTGTCGGCCCTGGTGATGACCGCCCGCAGCCGCATTGAACGTGAGCCGGACTACAGCGCCGTCACCGCTCGCCTGCTGCTGGAGCAACTGCGCCTGGAAACCGTGTCGGCGCTGGATTTATCCACAGAGGTGCCGCTGGCGGAGATTTATCCACAAGCCCTGAGTGCCTTCATCCACGCCGGTATCCGCTACGAACTGCTGGACGAAGCCCTGGCTGCGTTTGATCTGGAACGTCTGGGCGCGGCCCTGAAACCAGAGCGCGACAGGCAGTTCGGCTTCCTCGGCCTGCAAACCCTGTACGACCGCTACTTCCTGCACTGGAACAAGGCCCGCCTGGAGCTGCCCCAGGTGTTCTTCATGCGCGTGGCCATGGGCCTGGCCCTGCGCGAGGACGACTCCAACGCCCGTGCCATCGAATTCTATGAGCTGTTGTCCAGCTTCGACTACATGGCCTCCACGCCAACCCTGTTCAACAGCGGCACCCGCCATTCCCAGCTGTCGTCCTGCTACCTGACCACCGTGGGCGATGATCTGGAAGACATCTACGGTGCCATCCGCGACAACGCCATGCTCTCGAAATGGGCCGGTGGCCTGGGCAACGACTGGACCCCGGTCCGTTCACTGGGCGCGCACATCAAGGGCACCAACGGCCAGAGCCAGGGTGTGGTGCCGTTCCTGAAAGTGGTGAACGACACCGCGGTGGCGGTCAACCAGGGCGGCAAGCGCAAGGGCGCGGTGTGTGCCTATCTGGAAAGCTGGCACCTGGACATCGAAGAGTTCCTGGAACTGCGCAAGAACACCGGCGACGAGCGCCGCCGCACCCACGACATGAACACCGCTAACTGGGTGCCGGATTTGCTGATTGAACGCATGCGCGAAGACCGGGACTGGACCCTGTTCTCGCCCAGCGATGCGCCGGACCTGCACGACCTCTACGGCAACGAATTCCGCACCCGCTACGAGCACTACGAGGCGCTGGCGGAGCAGGGCAAGATTGCCCTGTTCAAGAAGATTCCCGCCAAGCAGCTGTGGCGCAAGATGCTGACCGTCCTGTTTGAGACCGGCCACCCCTGGATCACCTTCAAGGACCCGTGCAACCTTCGCTCGCCCCAGCAGCACCGCGGCGTGGTGCACAGCTCGAACCTGTGCACGGAAATCACCCTGAACACCAACGCTGACGAGATTGCCGTGTGCAACCTGGGTTCGGTAAACCTGGCGGCTCACATTGCCGACGGCGAGCTGGACGTGCAGCGCCTGGAGCGCACCGTTAACACCGCCGTGCGCATGCTCGACAACGTTATCGATATCAACTTCTACGCGGTGCCCCAGGCCCGCAACTCCAACCTCCAGCATCGTCCTGTTGGCCTGGGTCTGATGGGCTTTCAGGATGCGCTGTACCAACTGGGCTTGCCGTACGCCAGCGCCGAGGCGGTGGAGTTCGCCGACCTGGCGATGGAGCAGCTCAGCTACTTTGCTATTCGCGCCTCCGCCACCCTGGCCGGTGAACGCGGTGCCTACGACACCTACGACGGCTCGCTGTGGCAACAGGGCACCCTTCCCATCGATTCCATCAGCCTGTTGGAACAGGCACGTCGGGAAGGGGACTTCTCCGTGAACACCGAGGCCCGCCTGGACTGGACCCCAATCCGCGAGCTGATCGCCGAGCATGGCATGCGCAACAGCAACGTCATGGCGATTGCGCCCACGGCCACCATCTCCAACATCGTGGGCGTGTCCCAGTCCATCGAGCCGGCGTACCAGAACCTGTTCGTGAAATCGAACTTGTCCGGTGAGTTCACGGTGGTGAATCCGTCGCTGGTGCGGGACCTGAAGGCCGAAGGCCTGTGGGACAACGTGATGGTCAACGACCTGAAATACTTCGACGGCTCGGTGCAGCAGATTGATCGCATACCCACCGAGCTCAAGGCCCGCTACGCCACCGCCTTCGAGATTGACGCCCGCTGGCTGGTGGAAGCCGCCGCGCGCCGGCAGAAATGGTTGGACCAGGCCCAGAGCCTGAACCTGTATATGGCCGAGCCCAGCGGCAAGAAGCTGGACGCCCTGTATCAGCTGGCCTGGGAACGGGGCCTGAAGACCACCTATTACCTGCGCTCGCTCGGGGCTACCGGGGCGGAAAAGACCGCATCGGCCGCGACACCGGCACCTGAGATGGCTCCGCAGCCCCAGGTGTGCAGCATCGACGACCCAGACTGCGAAGCCTGTCAGTAA
- a CDS encoding TPM domain-containing protein — MTLLSKSDQEAVTAAINEVERETDAELVTVLTAQSDNYSYIPLLWAGILALLVPGIANYFGSWLGADMLLLVQWGTFILLSLLFRVPGINTRLIPRQVRYWRASNLARRQFLEQNLHHTEGDTGMLIFVSEAERYVEILVDQGIADILDNTVWEDIVADFTAKVHQGQTRQGFLDCIARCGKLLKEHIPATHERNELPNHLVILP, encoded by the coding sequence ATGACATTATTGAGCAAGAGCGATCAGGAAGCCGTTACTGCAGCCATTAACGAGGTGGAACGGGAAACCGACGCCGAACTGGTCACAGTACTGACGGCCCAGTCAGATAACTACAGCTATATTCCCCTGCTCTGGGCCGGCATCCTGGCGTTGCTGGTACCCGGCATTGCCAATTACTTCGGCAGCTGGCTCGGTGCCGACATGCTGTTGCTGGTGCAGTGGGGTACGTTCATCCTGCTCAGCCTGCTGTTTCGGGTGCCCGGCATTAACACTCGCCTGATTCCCCGGCAGGTGCGTTACTGGAGGGCCTCCAACCTGGCGCGCCGGCAGTTTCTGGAGCAAAACCTGCATCATACCGAAGGCGACACTGGCATGCTGATCTTCGTCTCGGAGGCGGAGCGCTATGTGGAGATTCTGGTGGATCAGGGCATTGCCGACATTCTGGACAACACGGTGTGGGAAGACATCGTGGCGGACTTCACCGCCAAGGTGCACCAGGGCCAGACGCGGCAGGGTTTTCTTGACTGCATTGCCAGATGCGGGAAGCTCCTGAAAGAGCACATACCCGCTACCCACGAACGCAACGAGCTACCCAATCATCTGGTAATTCTGCCCTAA
- a CDS encoding enoyl-CoA hydratase has translation MTYNNILLERHDPVALIRLNRPKVLNALNSALMSELSDLLKDLEQDEKVRAIVITGSEKAFAAGADISEMQALDFSRAYREQFISSNWEQVTRCRKPVIAAVAGVALGGGCELAMMCDVIIAADSARFGQPEVKLGILPGAGGTQRLTRAIGKAKAMDLCLTGRMMDAEEAERSGLVCRIVPAATLVDDAIAMAGEIAKNSLMATMLNKEAVNQAFETSLGTGVDYERRLFWASLDTEDRKEGMAAFLEKRSPDWKHR, from the coding sequence ATGACTTACAACAATATCTTGCTAGAGCGCCATGATCCGGTCGCATTAATCCGGCTCAATCGTCCTAAGGTTCTCAACGCCCTGAACAGCGCCTTGATGTCGGAGCTTTCGGACCTGCTCAAGGACCTGGAACAGGACGAGAAGGTCAGGGCAATCGTCATCACCGGTAGTGAAAAGGCGTTCGCCGCCGGCGCAGACATCTCCGAGATGCAGGCCCTGGATTTTTCCCGGGCCTATCGGGAGCAATTCATCTCCTCGAACTGGGAGCAGGTCACACGGTGCCGGAAACCGGTCATTGCCGCGGTTGCCGGTGTTGCCCTGGGTGGCGGCTGTGAGCTGGCGATGATGTGTGATGTGATCATTGCCGCCGATTCGGCCCGCTTTGGTCAGCCGGAAGTGAAGCTGGGCATTCTGCCAGGGGCCGGTGGAACCCAGCGCCTGACCCGGGCTATCGGCAAGGCCAAGGCGATGGATCTGTGCCTGACCGGGCGCATGATGGATGCCGAAGAGGCCGAGCGCAGCGGCCTGGTCTGTCGCATTGTTCCGGCAGCAACGCTGGTGGACGATGCCATTGCCATGGCCGGTGAGATCGCCAAAAACTCCCTGATGGCGACCATGCTGAACAAGGAGGCCGTTAACCAGGCATTTGAGACGTCATTGGGGACGGGTGTGGATTACGAGCGCCGCCTGTTCTGGGCGAGTCTGGACACCGAAGACCGCAAGGAAGGCATGGCCGCTTTCCTGGAGAAGCGCAGCCCGGACTGGAAGCATCGATAA
- a CDS encoding DUF3047 domain-containing protein, with translation MQQVPRLTLPLMLMALALTSGKLFAAEPLLQPFSQISALTEGWEPLEFPKIDQHSQYELVTDNGTQVVKAQTNGGASGLIARLDLKPTDSLILRWRWKVSNVFEKGNAREKSGDDYPARIYVAFKFQPDKAGFFERAKRKAVEVVFGESLPGNALNYIWANEVPEGDIVPNPYTDSTMMVAVNSGNAQAGEWVTVERDIVADYRQAFGEAPPPLVGIAIMSDSDNTGESATAWYGDITLSP, from the coding sequence ATGCAGCAAGTTCCCCGACTTACCCTGCCATTGATGCTGATGGCTCTGGCCCTGACATCGGGCAAGCTTTTCGCCGCCGAACCGCTATTGCAGCCGTTCTCCCAGATATCAGCGCTCACCGAGGGTTGGGAGCCTCTGGAATTCCCGAAAATTGATCAGCATTCCCAGTATGAATTGGTGACCGACAACGGCACTCAGGTGGTGAAGGCGCAAACCAACGGCGGCGCCTCGGGTCTGATTGCCCGGCTCGACTTGAAACCGACCGACTCGCTGATTCTGCGCTGGCGCTGGAAGGTGTCGAACGTGTTTGAGAAGGGCAACGCCCGGGAGAAGTCCGGGGACGATTACCCGGCCCGGATCTATGTGGCGTTCAAGTTCCAGCCTGATAAGGCCGGGTTCTTCGAACGAGCCAAACGCAAGGCGGTGGAAGTGGTGTTTGGTGAGTCTCTGCCCGGCAATGCCCTGAATTACATCTGGGCCAACGAGGTACCCGAGGGTGACATTGTGCCCAACCCCTACACCGACAGCACGATGATGGTGGCGGTTAATTCCGGCAACGCGCAGGCCGGCGAGTGGGTCACGGTGGAACGGGATATTGTCGCGGATTACCGCCAGGCCTTTGGCGAGGCACCGCCACCGCTGGTGGGCATTGCTATCATGTCGGATTCTGACAATACCGGCGAATCTGCCACCGCCTGGTACGGCGATATCACTCTATCGCCCTGA
- a CDS encoding DUF5677 domain-containing protein — MSLDETLFIGNPTISAALPLDRILEHYAIIRDAIATTEHIVPEDLPGFVVNQSFVYAFNSYKAISLLLPQLYHESAAAVVRQLWEVSLNLHWVGIDTEKRSRDFSNYTVMEYRKLLSKADASHQIDDFDKATKRFQERFRYQDKRGRNRSHGNFAMASIHDRATELGEPWESEYTLVYHLTSMHAHGAPGAVLHAMFQASYPNPERLENNSASLIAILAVKVMVRNVELLHQLGVIPDASSIRQAFRAFEATIKTEPEGSQ; from the coding sequence ATGTCTTTGGACGAAACGCTGTTTATAGGGAATCCAACAATTTCTGCGGCGCTGCCTTTGGACCGGATCTTGGAGCACTATGCGATTATTCGAGATGCAATCGCTACCACAGAGCATATTGTGCCCGAAGATTTGCCTGGTTTTGTGGTCAATCAATCTTTTGTCTATGCCTTTAATTCTTACAAAGCAATCAGCCTTCTTCTCCCTCAGCTTTATCATGAGTCGGCAGCCGCAGTCGTGCGCCAACTCTGGGAGGTGTCACTCAATCTTCATTGGGTCGGAATAGACACTGAAAAACGGTCAAGGGATTTCAGCAACTATACGGTCATGGAATACCGGAAGTTACTCAGTAAAGCAGATGCCAGCCATCAGATTGACGACTTCGATAAGGCTACCAAGCGTTTTCAAGAACGCTTCAGATATCAAGATAAGAGGGGACGTAATCGGTCGCATGGCAATTTCGCAATGGCCAGCATTCACGATAGGGCGACTGAGCTTGGTGAGCCTTGGGAGTCTGAATACACATTGGTCTACCATCTGACGTCTATGCATGCTCATGGAGCGCCAGGAGCTGTTTTGCATGCGATGTTTCAAGCGAGTTACCCAAATCCGGAACGACTTGAAAACAATTCAGCATCTTTAATTGCTATCCTCGCTGTCAAAGTAATGGTTCGCAATGTGGAACTGCTTCATCAACTTGGCGTGATCCCTGATGCTTCTTCCATTCGGCAAGCATTCCGGGCCTTTGAGGCAACAATTAAAACAGAGCCCGAAGGCTCTCAGTAA
- the nhaB gene encoding sodium/proton antiporter NhaB, with protein MPNTVISGFTHNFLGKAPVWYKQVILLFLLVNPIVMYLLGPGTAGWLLIAEFIFTLAMALKCYPLLPGGLLAVEALLIGLTTPDAVYLEVLTNFPVILLLMFMVAGIYFMKELLLVTFTQILVGVRSKSALSLLFCGAAAVLSAFLDALTVTAVIISVAVGFYSVYHKVASGKGYHHNDHNAGSDDEVVELHREDLENFRAFMRSLLMHGAIGTALGGVSTMVGEPQNLLIAKVVGWDFADFFLTMAPVSIPVLFAGLFTCWALEKLRWFGYGGRLPKPVRRVLEEFAENERSKRTKADQAALWIQALAAAILVIGLAFHLAEVGLIGLLVIILITSFTGITDEHQIGKAFQESLPFTSLLVVFFAVVAVIHEQHLFKPIIDLVLSLPESSQPGWFFVANGILSMISDNVFVATVYISEVKQALDAGSISYPHFQALAVAINTGTNLPSVATPNGQAAFLFLLTSAIAPLVRLSYGRMVIMAFPYTLVMGGVGLYMVINHI; from the coding sequence ATGCCTAATACCGTTATTTCCGGCTTTACCCACAATTTTCTTGGTAAGGCTCCGGTCTGGTACAAGCAGGTCATCCTGCTGTTCCTGCTTGTTAATCCCATTGTCATGTATCTGTTGGGGCCGGGCACGGCGGGCTGGCTGTTGATTGCCGAGTTTATCTTTACCCTGGCCATGGCCCTGAAGTGCTATCCGTTGTTGCCCGGCGGGCTGCTGGCGGTGGAAGCCCTGTTGATTGGCCTGACCACGCCGGATGCGGTGTATCTGGAAGTGCTGACCAACTTCCCGGTGATCCTGCTGCTGATGTTCATGGTGGCCGGAATTTACTTCATGAAGGAGCTGTTGCTGGTTACCTTCACCCAGATTTTGGTGGGCGTGCGTTCCAAATCCGCACTGTCACTGCTGTTTTGTGGTGCCGCTGCCGTGTTGTCGGCGTTTCTGGATGCCTTGACGGTCACCGCGGTAATCATCAGTGTCGCAGTCGGCTTCTACTCGGTGTATCACAAGGTTGCCTCCGGCAAGGGCTACCACCATAACGACCACAACGCCGGCAGTGACGACGAGGTGGTGGAGCTGCACCGGGAAGACCTGGAGAATTTCCGGGCCTTCATGCGCAGCCTGCTGATGCACGGCGCCATCGGTACCGCCCTTGGCGGTGTGTCCACCATGGTGGGTGAGCCGCAGAACCTGTTGATCGCCAAAGTAGTGGGCTGGGATTTTGCCGATTTCTTCCTGACCATGGCGCCGGTAAGCATCCCGGTACTGTTTGCCGGTTTGTTTACCTGCTGGGCGCTGGAGAAGCTGCGTTGGTTTGGCTACGGCGGGCGCCTGCCCAAGCCGGTTCGCCGGGTATTGGAAGAATTCGCCGAAAACGAGCGTTCCAAACGCACCAAGGCCGACCAGGCCGCGCTCTGGATCCAGGCTTTGGCCGCCGCCATTCTGGTGATTGGCCTGGCGTTCCATCTGGCGGAAGTGGGCTTGATCGGCCTCCTGGTAATTATCCTGATCACCTCGTTCACCGGCATCACCGATGAACACCAGATTGGTAAAGCCTTCCAGGAGTCGCTGCCGTTCACGTCACTGCTGGTGGTGTTCTTCGCGGTGGTTGCGGTGATCCACGAGCAGCACCTGTTCAAGCCGATTATCGATCTGGTGCTGAGCCTGCCGGAAAGCAGCCAGCCGGGCTGGTTCTTTGTTGCTAACGGTATCCTGTCGATGATCAGTGACAATGTATTCGTAGCCACGGTTTACATCAGTGAGGTCAAGCAGGCGTTGGACGCCGGTAGCATCAGTTACCCCCATTTCCAGGCACTCGCTGTCGCTATCAACACCGGCACCAACCTGCCGAGTGTGGCGACTCCCAACGGCCAGGCGGCGTTCCTGTTTCTGCTTACCTCGGCCATTGCGCCGCTGGTTCGGCTGTCTTATGGGCGCATGGTGATTATGGCCTTCCCCTACACCCTGGTGATGGGGGGTGTTGGCCTGTACATGGTGATTAACCACATTTGA
- a CDS encoding ribonucleotide-diphosphate reductase subunit beta — MLDWDDEPKTQATASAGNTSGPAPVNVDDKRVINGDTDVNQLAPFKYPWAWEYFMNANKNHWTPLDVNMAQDVHDYHHRLTAPEKHVYENVLAYLTTSDILAMRNIGLAVMEKMSAPELQIYQARQVYEEAMHTWAYQHCIETLNLDQSEIYNRYRVVPAINGKIQIANRRLDAAMRPGMNLRNRDDLQEFIMSYLFFAAVFEGTWFYNGFSPIFALQRRGLMRGTGEQLQYILRDEAMHFSFGLKVVNQIVEEENITFDPKAVRDMWDESEAAESAYAKYILRDPILGYSAEYHSEQFRFVANRRARTVGLDEPFPGAKNVSPWLDEQATMRKEKNFFETRVIEYQTGAQLEW; from the coding sequence ATGCTCGACTGGGACGACGAACCCAAAACCCAGGCCACAGCCAGCGCCGGAAATACCTCCGGCCCGGCCCCGGTGAACGTGGACGACAAACGCGTGATCAACGGCGACACCGATGTTAACCAGCTGGCGCCGTTCAAGTATCCCTGGGCCTGGGAGTACTTCATGAACGCCAACAAGAACCACTGGACCCCACTGGACGTGAACATGGCCCAGGACGTTCACGACTACCACCACCGGCTGACCGCGCCGGAAAAGCACGTGTACGAAAACGTGCTGGCCTACCTCACCACCTCCGACATCCTGGCCATGCGCAACATCGGCCTGGCGGTGATGGAGAAGATGAGCGCGCCGGAGCTTCAGATCTACCAGGCCCGGCAGGTGTACGAGGAAGCCATGCATACCTGGGCGTACCAGCACTGCATCGAAACCCTCAACCTGGACCAGAGCGAGATCTACAACCGCTACCGGGTAGTGCCGGCGATCAACGGCAAGATCCAAATCGCCAACCGCCGGCTGGACGCCGCCATGCGCCCGGGCATGAACCTGCGCAACCGCGACGACCTGCAGGAATTCATCATGTCCTACCTGTTCTTCGCGGCGGTGTTTGAGGGCACCTGGTTCTATAACGGCTTTAGCCCGATCTTTGCCCTGCAGCGCCGTGGCCTGATGCGCGGCACCGGCGAGCAGCTGCAGTACATTCTGCGGGACGAGGCCATGCACTTTTCCTTCGGCCTGAAGGTGGTGAATCAGATTGTGGAGGAGGAGAACATCACCTTCGACCCGAAAGCCGTGCGCGACATGTGGGACGAATCGGAAGCCGCCGAAAGCGCCTACGCCAAGTACATCCTGCGCGACCCCATCCTCGGCTACTCCGCCGAATACCACAGCGAACAGTTCCGCTTCGTGGCCAACCGCCGCGCTCGGACTGTCGGCCTGGACGAGCCCTTCCCGGGCGCGAAAAACGTCTCGCCCTGGCTGGATGAGCAGGCCACCATGCGCAAGGAGAAGAACTTCTTCGAGACCCGGGTGATTGAGTATCAGACTGGGGCGCAGCTGGAGTGGTGA
- a CDS encoding antibiotic biosynthesis monooxygenase family protein, translated as MSQIAKTPEPPYYAVIFSNHRTEGDNGYGAMADRMVELAATQPGFLGIESVREDLGITVSYWESLESITNWKKNAEHREAQRLGHQKWYSSFRVRVARVEREYGI; from the coding sequence ATGTCACAGATAGCCAAAACCCCTGAGCCGCCATATTACGCGGTTATTTTCAGCAACCATCGCACCGAGGGTGACAATGGTTACGGGGCGATGGCAGACCGCATGGTTGAGTTGGCTGCAACCCAACCGGGCTTCTTGGGTATAGAGTCTGTGCGGGAGGACTTGGGTATCACGGTATCCTACTGGGAAAGCTTGGAATCCATCACCAATTGGAAAAAGAACGCAGAGCACCGAGAGGCTCAGCGACTTGGCCATCAAAAATGGTACTCCAGCTTTCGGGTTCGTGTTGCGAGGGTGGAGCGTGAGTACGGCATTTAA
- a CDS encoding substrate-binding periplasmic protein, with amino-acid sequence MNHRSNPHTRTDWFRAVVHGFWLLLFSLLAATPVVGEETTDKTLRIAYVEFPPITFRNENGDADGELIDITRKVVQEAGYVPDFVHLPISRVYLYLKTGQIDVWPGLTNIPILNGEVLESWVSPMPVQLSAWYCQDKGRPLEHFDQLSGKRVIVIAGYTYAGLINWLNRAEDIRITEAPDHRAAINMLKRNRGDYLLDYRQPIEQILTAPYDDHILHSEVRTRNAAWLFSLAHPRAAILREEFDDAYLRLVEAGEVPPVRELSPGFVIPGFPEPYR; translated from the coding sequence ATGAACCATCGCAGTAACCCGCACACTCGCACTGATTGGTTCCGCGCCGTGGTCCACGGTTTTTGGCTGTTGTTGTTTTCCTTGCTGGCGGCAACCCCTGTTGTAGGCGAAGAAACGACCGACAAGACGCTGCGTATCGCCTACGTGGAATTTCCACCGATCACCTTTCGCAATGAAAACGGCGACGCAGACGGCGAGCTGATCGACATCACCCGTAAGGTTGTTCAGGAGGCCGGTTACGTTCCCGATTTCGTTCATTTGCCGATCAGCCGGGTCTATCTGTATCTAAAAACGGGCCAGATCGATGTCTGGCCCGGCCTGACCAATATTCCGATTCTCAACGGTGAAGTGCTGGAAAGCTGGGTCAGCCCCATGCCGGTCCAGTTGAGTGCCTGGTATTGCCAGGACAAGGGCCGTCCGCTGGAGCATTTCGATCAGCTGAGTGGCAAGCGCGTGATTGTGATTGCCGGCTACACATACGCTGGCTTGATCAACTGGCTGAACCGGGCCGAAGACATCCGCATCACCGAGGCGCCCGATCACCGTGCTGCCATCAATATGCTCAAGCGCAACCGCGGCGACTATCTGCTCGACTACCGCCAACCCATCGAGCAGATCCTGACCGCCCCGTACGATGATCACATACTCCATTCGGAAGTGCGCACCCGCAATGCGGCCTGGCTGTTCTCATTGGCCCACCCACGAGCGGCGATCCTGCGGGAAGAATTCGACGACGCCTACCTGCGGCTGGTCGAGGCCGGCGAGGTCCCGCCGGTGCGCGAGTTATCCCCAGGTTTCGTTATTCCCGGGTTCCCCGAGCCCTATCGCTAA